In the Apteryx mantelli isolate bAptMan1 chromosome 1, bAptMan1.hap1, whole genome shotgun sequence genome, one interval contains:
- the LMOD2 gene encoding leiomodin-2: MSTFGYRRELSKYEDIDEDELLASLTEEELKELERELEDIEPDRNLPVGQRQKSLTEKTPTGTFSREALMAYWERETRKLLEQERLGACDKDSEQEEDNAEDIQEEYFTESNSEVSEEAYTEEDEEEGEDEEEDEDESDEDENEEKQNAAAGERAVNCEGGRSSDHIKRKKCNSQKDSESLLNGHDGKDTDSLNFKSSAIHPCGNPTVIEDALEKVRNNDPDTTEVNLNNIENITSQMLIQFSQALRDNTVVKSFSLANTRADDNVAIAIAGMLKVNEHITSLNIESNFITGKGILAIMRALQNNKVLTELRFHNQRHIMGSQVEMDIVKLLKENTTLVKLGYHFELAGPRMSMTSILTRNMDKQRQKRMQEQRQQEASCDGAISPKTKVLQKGTPRSSPYVSPKSSPWSSPKLPKKASPMKSQHPAPGTAPPPPPPPPPPPPPPPPPPVFPEKKVPTRNIAEVIKQQESSKKALQNGQKKKKGKKSKKHENSILKEIKDSLKSVSDRKSEEGSRPSTRPSTPQRSLHDNLMEAIRASSIKQLRRVEIPEALR; this comes from the exons ATGTCTACCTTTGGCTACAGAAGAGAGCTTAGTAAATATGAAGACATTGATGAAGATGAGCTCCTTGCTTCTCTGACCGAAGAGGAGCTGAAGGAattggagagggagctggaggacaTAGAGCCCGACCGTAACCTTCCAGTAGGACAACGGCAAAAGAGTCTGACAGAGAAAACCCCAACAGGGACATTCAGCAGGGAAGCGCTGATGGCCTATTGGGAGAGGGAGACCAGAAAACTCTTAGAACAAGAAAGACTGGGTGCATGTGACAAG GATTCAGAGCAAGAGGAAGACAATGCAGAAGACATTCAAGAAGAATATTTCACAGAGAGCAATAGTGAAGTGTCTGAGGAAGCATATACTGAAGAGgatgaggaagagggagaagatgaggaggaagatgaagatgAAAGTGATGAAGATGagaatgaagaaaagcaaaatgctgcagcTGGTGAAAGAGCTGTGAATTGTGAAGGTGGCAGGAGTTCTGACCACATTAAACGCAAGAAATGTAACAGCCAGAAGGACAGTGAAAGCTTACTCAATGGCCATGATGGAAAAGACACAGACAGTCTGAACTTTAAATCCAGTGCCATCCACCCTTGTGGAAATCCAACAGTTATTGAGGATGCTTTGGAAAAAGTTAGGAACAATGATCCTGACACCACAGAGGTCAATCTGAATAACATTGAAAACATCACTTCACAGATGCTTATACAATTTTCTCAAGCCCTCAGGGACAACACAGTGGTTAAGTCATTCAGTCTGGCTAACACACGTGCTGATGACAATGTTGCAATAGCTATTGCTGGTATGTTAAAGGTGAATGAGCATATAACTAGTCTGAACATTGAGTCAAATTTTATCACAGGCAAAGGGATACTGGCCATCATGCGAGCTTTGCAGAATAACAAGGTCCTAACAGAATTACGATTCCATAATCAAAGGCATATTATGGGCAGCCAGGTGGAAATGGACATAGTTAAACTGTTGAAAGAGAATACCACTCTGGTCAAGCTGGGATACCACTTTGAGCTTGCTGGACCAAGAATGAGTATGACAAGTATCCTGACAAGAAATATGGATAAACAAAGGCAAAAGCGTATGCAGGAGCAACGGCAACAAGAGGCTAGTTGCGATGGAGCGATCAGTCCTAAAACCAAAGTCTTGCAGAAAGGAACTCCTCGGTCTTCACCTTATGTATCACCTAAAAGCTCACCTTGGTCCTCTCCAAAGCTCCCTAAGAAAGCATCACCAATGAAAAGTCAACACCCAGCTCCAGGTACAGCACCTCCacctcccccacctccccctccccctcccccacctcctcctcctcccccagttTTTCCAGAGAAGAAGGTACCAACTAGGAATATAGCTGAGGTCATCAAACAGCAAGAAAGCTCAAAAAAAGCCTTACAAAatggacagaaaaagaagaaaggcaaaaagagcaaaaaacatgAGAACAGcatattaaaagaaattaaagattcTCTAAAATCAGTCTCAGACAGAAAATCAGAAGAAGGTTCACGACCCTCCACTCGACCCTCCACCCCACAAAGGTCTCTCCATGACAATCTTATGGAAGCAATTCGAGCAAGCAGCATAAAACAGTTAAGGCGG GTGGAGATTCCAGAGGCCCTTCGGTGA